A part of Flavobacteriales bacterium genomic DNA contains:
- a CDS encoding helix-hairpin-helix domain-containing protein has translation MWRILPFILLANFSLAQDLPSAFQDYLEQNESVDEESLTSFYELLEQPIDLNSCSIDELYQLPFLDRSKAQSIIKYRKAKVKITSVYELQAIQLMDSKTIRLLLPFVTVLDFKMASDPLVKHHLRIYLHRYLEQEQEYLRGDYIGNPYKSYFRHSAQSKSINWGLTTEKDAGEQ, from the coding sequence ATGTGGAGGATATTACCGTTCATTTTACTAGCCAATTTTAGTTTGGCTCAAGATTTGCCCTCTGCATTTCAAGACTATTTAGAGCAGAATGAATCTGTAGATGAAGAGTCTTTAACTAGCTTTTATGAATTGTTGGAACAGCCTATAGACTTAAACAGTTGTTCCATAGATGAATTATATCAATTACCTTTTTTAGATAGGTCAAAAGCCCAATCCATAATCAAGTACCGAAAGGCAAAGGTAAAAATCACTTCGGTTTATGAGCTTCAAGCAATTCAGCTTATGGACAGTAAAACGATAAGACTATTATTGCCTTTTGTTACGGTTTTAGATTTTAAAATGGCAAGCGACCCTCTAGTGAAGCATCATCTGAGAATTTATTTGCATCGTTATTTAGAGCAAGAGCAAGAGTATCTTAGGGGCGATTATATAGGAAACCCATATAAAAGTTACTTTAGACACTCGGCACAATCCAAATCCATAAATTGGGGCTTAACTACTGAAAAAGATGCAGGCGAACAATAG
- a CDS encoding aromatic amino acid hydroxylase: MKTEFNDFGNPQVAKLPDHLRQFVVNQEYDNYTPVDHAVWRYVMRKNLAYLSQVTDDSYLKGLEKTGITIDSIPNIKDMNSILGKIGWGCVCVDGFLPPSSFMEFQAYKVLVIAADIRQIEHIEYTPAPDILHEAAGHAPIIADPTYAEYLRMFGEIGSKAISSAKDFELYEAIRHLSIIKEDPNTKEQDIVQAEEDIDAIQSNMGEPSEMAQIRNLHWWTVEYGLIGDLSDPKIYGAGLLSSIGESESCMKDEVRKIPYTIDAAQQAFDITEPQPQLYVTPSYTHLTKVLEEFANTMALRRGGLEGLQKAIASNNTCTVEYSSGLQVSGVFNNVICDNDQIIYLSTSSPTALAWQNKELVGHDKSYHAHGFSSPVGNLKNTSTPLEQLSIDELTELGIEAAKVVTLNFESGVEVKGKLINLLKNRKGLNMILSFEGCSVTYKGEVLFQPEWGIYDMALGESIVSVFSGAADMAVFSNDNPFVPKELTHKIQYNQKRLELHKLYRKVREVREEKASKDTLTTVWQELQSHSDDWLCAVEILEISTDEALSDEIKSFLQNTSADATTKALIQDSLTLLQ, translated from the coding sequence ATGAAAACAGAATTTAACGACTTTGGAAACCCTCAGGTAGCAAAACTCCCTGACCATCTTAGACAATTCGTTGTCAATCAAGAATATGATAATTATACGCCAGTGGATCATGCCGTTTGGCGTTACGTAATGCGTAAAAATTTAGCTTATCTGAGCCAAGTTACTGACGATTCATACCTCAAAGGCTTAGAGAAAACAGGTATCACTATCGATTCAATTCCTAATATTAAGGATATGAACTCTATTTTAGGCAAGATAGGCTGGGGTTGTGTTTGTGTAGATGGTTTTTTACCTCCTTCTTCGTTTATGGAATTTCAGGCTTACAAAGTCCTAGTTATAGCTGCCGATATTAGACAGATAGAACATATAGAATATACACCAGCACCAGACATTTTACACGAAGCTGCAGGTCATGCCCCAATTATTGCCGATCCTACTTATGCTGAATACTTAAGAATGTTTGGTGAAATAGGAAGTAAAGCGATTTCTTCCGCTAAAGATTTTGAATTATACGAAGCTATTCGACATCTATCCATAATAAAAGAAGATCCGAATACCAAAGAACAAGATATTGTACAAGCCGAAGAAGACATAGATGCTATACAGAGTAATATGGGTGAGCCTTCTGAAATGGCACAGATTAGAAACTTACACTGGTGGACTGTTGAGTATGGTTTGATAGGTGATTTGTCTGATCCTAAAATTTATGGAGCAGGCTTATTATCATCCATAGGTGAAAGTGAAAGCTGCATGAAAGACGAGGTTAGAAAAATACCTTATACTATAGATGCGGCTCAACAAGCATTTGATATTACAGAACCCCAGCCACAACTCTATGTGACTCCATCATACACACATCTCACAAAAGTTTTAGAGGAATTCGCTAATACTATGGCCCTACGTAGAGGAGGATTAGAAGGCTTACAAAAAGCCATTGCTTCAAATAATACATGTACGGTAGAGTATAGTTCTGGGTTGCAAGTGTCAGGAGTATTCAATAACGTGATATGCGATAACGATCAAATAATATACCTATCAACTTCTTCGCCAACAGCATTAGCATGGCAAAATAAAGAGTTAGTAGGGCACGATAAAAGTTATCACGCTCACGGATTTAGTTCTCCCGTTGGTAATTTGAAAAATACGTCAACACCATTAGAACAATTAAGTATTGATGAATTAACAGAATTAGGAATCGAAGCAGCTAAAGTAGTCACTCTAAATTTTGAGAGTGGAGTAGAAGTCAAAGGAAAACTCATTAATCTTCTAAAAAATAGAAAAGGCTTGAATATGATTTTGTCATTTGAAGGTTGTAGTGTAACCTATAAGGGTGAGGTATTGTTTCAGCCCGAGTGGGGAATTTACGATATGGCCTTAGGAGAATCCATAGTATCTGTGTTTTCTGGTGCTGCTGATATGGCTGTTTTTTCTAATGATAATCCATTTGTGCCAAAAGAGTTAACACATAAAATACAATATAACCAGAAGCGACTAGAATTACATAAATTATACCGTAAGGTCAGAGAGGTTAGAGAAGAGAAAGCTTCTAAGGATACTCTAACTACTGTTTGGCAAGAGTTGCAATCCCATTCTGATGACTGGCTATGTGCAGTAGAGATCTTAGAAATAAGTACTGATGAAGCTTTGAGTGATGAAATCAAATCTTTTCTTCAAAATACTTCTGCAGACGCTACCACTAAAGCTTTAATACAAGATAGTTTAACATTATTACAATGA
- a CDS encoding SDR family oxidoreductase yields MKVIITGASRGIGFEMVKCFLANGCDVLAISRNTDKLKELEGLGAQVLPFDLTEDDFTPIIGVVKAFGRIDILINNAGALVNKPLSQISNEDINHIYSVNVFSVIKLTRDLLPYFNTDAHILNISSVGGVQGSVKFSGLSAYSSSKGAVSILTECLAEEFKESSFRFNALALGAVQTEMLQEAFPGYQANVGAADMANYIFRFATQDGKLYNGKILTVSSSTP; encoded by the coding sequence ATGAAAGTAATTATTACAGGTGCAAGTAGAGGTATAGGTTTTGAAATGGTAAAATGTTTCTTAGCCAATGGTTGTGATGTATTAGCAATTTCTAGAAATACAGATAAGCTAAAAGAACTTGAAGGTTTAGGAGCTCAAGTTTTACCTTTTGATTTAACTGAAGATGATTTCACTCCTATTATAGGTGTTGTGAAAGCTTTTGGTCGTATTGACATACTAATAAATAACGCTGGAGCACTTGTCAACAAGCCTTTAAGTCAAATTAGTAATGAAGACATTAATCATATATATAGTGTAAATGTTTTTTCCGTCATTAAGTTGACTAGAGATTTGTTGCCATACTTCAATACAGACGCACATATTCTTAACATAAGTAGTGTAGGTGGTGTTCAGGGTAGTGTTAAATTCTCAGGCTTATCAGCTTATAGTAGTAGTAAAGGAGCAGTTAGTATTCTAACAGAATGTTTGGCTGAGGAATTCAAAGAGTCATCGTTTAGATTCAATGCTTTGGCTTTAGGGGCTGTTCAGACAGAAATGTTGCAAGAAGCTTTTCCCGGTTATCAAGCTAATGTAGGTGCTGCAGACATGGCAAACTATATCTTTAGGTTCGCTACGCAGGACGGAAAACTATATAATGGTAAGATATTAACAGTATCTTCATCAACCCCCTAA
- a CDS encoding AMP-binding protein, producing MQDYKSPLEMFYNWEKETPNKLYMRQPINGEWHKWTWSETATEVRKMAAYLKSLDFPANSKIATLSKNCAHWIISDLAIMMAGHVSVPLYPNLKADSIKQILEHSEAKLLFVGKLDEFENMRPGVPKDLPCIAFPFYSEDGYPVWNDLVKDVPPMTENVVRDPMDLATIIYTSGTTGMPKGVMHKFYNFSFATSNAVPLLGLATKERFFSYLPLCHIAERLLVEMGSLYSGGMVSFAESLETFAQNLADTKPTAFLGVPRIWTKFQQGILGKLPQKKLNVLLSIPLVSSLIKKKIKTGLGLQEARNIFTGAAPTPVSTLKWFERLGIPIQEAYAMTENCCYSHVTLNDGIQFGFVGKALPHCDVKLSDENEILIKHVALMDGYYKEEKQTQDTIKDGWLHTGDEGHIDANGYLKITGRVKDLFKTSKAKYVAPAPIEMKLSANKNIEQVCVVGTGLPQPIALITLSEYGKSRPRTDVDASLETTLKIVNPKFESHERLKKVVVLDKEWTIENNLLTPSMKIKRNEVERLYKDNYTSWYEKEGYIVS from the coding sequence ATGCAAGATTATAAGTCACCTTTAGAAATGTTTTACAATTGGGAAAAAGAAACGCCCAATAAATTATATATGCGCCAACCTATCAACGGAGAGTGGCATAAATGGACTTGGTCGGAAACCGCTACAGAAGTAAGAAAGATGGCTGCTTATCTAAAATCTTTAGATTTTCCTGCTAATAGTAAAATAGCTACTCTTTCAAAAAATTGCGCTCATTGGATAATTTCCGATTTAGCCATTATGATGGCGGGTCACGTTTCTGTGCCTTTGTACCCCAATCTAAAGGCGGATAGTATAAAGCAAATTTTGGAGCATAGTGAAGCAAAATTATTATTCGTTGGTAAGTTAGACGAATTTGAAAATATGCGACCGGGTGTTCCCAAAGATTTACCATGTATAGCCTTTCCTTTTTATAGCGAAGACGGTTATCCTGTATGGAACGATTTAGTGAAAGATGTGCCGCCTATGACAGAAAATGTAGTGCGTGATCCTATGGATTTAGCGACTATTATTTATACCTCTGGTACTACAGGTATGCCTAAAGGAGTAATGCATAAATTTTATAATTTCTCTTTTGCTACTTCCAACGCTGTGCCGCTTTTAGGATTAGCAACAAAAGAGCGATTTTTCTCTTACTTGCCATTGTGCCACATTGCTGAACGTTTGTTAGTAGAAATGGGAAGTTTATACTCTGGTGGTATGGTGTCTTTTGCAGAAAGTTTGGAAACTTTTGCTCAGAATTTGGCCGATACTAAGCCAACCGCATTTTTAGGTGTGCCTCGTATTTGGACTAAATTTCAGCAAGGTATATTAGGAAAATTGCCACAGAAAAAGTTAAACGTTTTACTGTCTATTCCTTTGGTATCATCACTGATTAAGAAAAAAATTAAGACGGGTTTGGGTTTACAAGAAGCACGTAATATATTTACGGGTGCAGCGCCAACACCTGTTTCTACTTTAAAGTGGTTTGAGCGTTTAGGGATTCCTATTCAAGAAGCCTATGCCATGACGGAAAACTGTTGCTACTCTCACGTGACTTTAAATGATGGTATTCAGTTTGGTTTTGTGGGTAAGGCCTTGCCGCATTGTGATGTGAAGTTAAGTGATGAAAATGAAATCCTCATCAAGCACGTTGCTTTGATGGACGGCTACTACAAAGAAGAAAAGCAAACCCAAGATACAATCAAGGACGGTTGGTTGCACACTGGTGATGAAGGTCATATTGACGCTAATGGATATTTGAAAATCACAGGAAGAGTGAAAGATCTGTTCAAAACTTCTAAAGCAAAATATGTTGCTCCAGCACCTATTGAGATGAAGTTGTCTGCCAATAAAAATATTGAACAAGTCTGTGTGGTAGGTACAGGTTTACCACAGCCTATTGCACTTATTACATTGTCGGAATACGGTAAGTCAAGACCTCGAACAGATGTCGATGCTAGTTTGGAAACGACACTTAAAATTGTTAATCCTAAGTTTGAATCTCACGAACGTTTGAAAAAAGTTGTCGTTTTAGATAAAGAGTGGACTATAGAGAATAACCTGCTTACGCCATCTATGAAGATAAAGCGTAATGAAGTAGAACGATTGTATAAAGACAATTATACTTCATGGTATGAAAAAGAAGGCTATATCGTAAGCTAG
- the purL gene encoding phosphoribosylformylglycinamidine synthase subunit PurL, whose product MSAQATTTLATLEQAEELGLRPEEFDKIKSILGRTPNFTEMSIFSVMWSEHCSYKNSITWLKKLPKDGPHMLVKAGEENAGLVDIGDGLACAFKIESHNHPSALEPYQGAATGVGGINRDIFTMGARPIAQLNSLRFGSIELDRTKWLVKGVVKGIGDYGNAFGIPIVGGEVFFDECYNTNPLVNAFSAGIMKADGLISATSSGVGNPVYIVGSRTGKDGIHGAAFASKDITEDSANDLPAVQVGDPFQEKLLLEATLELGQTDAIVGMQDMGAAGITCSTSEMSAAGEHGMIIHLDKVPTRQENMKDWEILLSESQERMLIVVEKGKEHIVHEIYDKWDLSCEQIGEVTEGGQLQYYMHGELVADVPADDLVLGGGAPVYEREYTEPAYYQEFKKFSIDQVEQPKDLVEVAKFLTTHPNIASKKWVYEQYDSMVGTINMGTNSPKDAGVVNVKGTNKALAMTVDCNARMVNADPEEGCAMAVAEAARNIVCSGGVPSAITNCLNFGNPYNPEVYWQFVGAIKGMSKACLKFDTPVTGGNVSFYNQTAIDGNEVPVFPTPTIGMLGVVENKEHVMSLDFKGKSDLIYMLGESHNDISSSEYLASYHAVKASSTPPFDLDKEYQLQDLIKKLIRNNHIESAHDIADGGLFITLLESAMPKGLGFDITTIAEIREDAFLFGESPSRVVVSVAETAEDTFLDALKNTSVPFTLLGHVTKGDIRIDDTSFGEVAEYKELFDNALAKHL is encoded by the coding sequence ATGTCTGCACAAGCAACTACCACTCTAGCCACTTTAGAACAAGCCGAAGAATTAGGCTTACGTCCTGAAGAGTTTGATAAAATAAAATCCATTTTAGGACGAACACCTAACTTTACTGAAATGAGTATTTTTTCAGTAATGTGGTCTGAACACTGTTCCTATAAAAATTCCATTACTTGGCTAAAAAAATTACCCAAAGATGGTCCTCATATGCTTGTTAAAGCAGGTGAAGAAAATGCGGGTTTGGTAGATATTGGTGACGGATTGGCTTGTGCTTTTAAGATAGAAAGTCATAACCACCCATCAGCATTAGAGCCTTATCAAGGTGCGGCAACAGGAGTAGGAGGTATCAATAGAGACATCTTTACTATGGGTGCTCGTCCCATAGCACAATTAAATTCTTTACGATTTGGTAGTATAGAATTAGACCGAACAAAATGGCTCGTTAAAGGAGTAGTAAAAGGCATCGGTGATTATGGTAATGCTTTCGGTATTCCAATAGTTGGAGGTGAAGTCTTTTTTGATGAATGTTATAACACTAACCCATTAGTTAACGCATTTTCGGCAGGAATAATGAAAGCAGATGGGTTAATTTCTGCTACTTCTTCAGGTGTTGGCAACCCCGTTTATATAGTAGGCTCAAGAACAGGTAAAGACGGTATTCATGGTGCCGCTTTTGCTTCAAAGGATATCACTGAAGATTCTGCTAATGACTTACCAGCCGTTCAAGTAGGTGACCCTTTCCAAGAAAAGTTATTGCTTGAAGCTACTTTAGAACTTGGACAAACCGATGCTATTGTAGGTATGCAAGATATGGGTGCAGCAGGGATTACTTGTTCCACTTCAGAGATGAGTGCGGCAGGAGAGCATGGTATGATTATCCACTTGGACAAAGTGCCTACACGACAAGAAAATATGAAGGATTGGGAAATTTTGCTTTCCGAATCACAAGAGCGTATGCTTATAGTTGTAGAAAAAGGAAAAGAACATATCGTTCATGAGATATATGACAAATGGGATTTGAGCTGTGAGCAGATCGGTGAAGTAACAGAAGGCGGACAACTCCAATATTACATGCATGGAGAATTAGTGGCTGATGTACCTGCTGACGATTTGGTTTTAGGCGGCGGCGCACCCGTTTATGAAAGAGAATATACAGAGCCAGCCTATTATCAAGAATTTAAAAAATTCTCAATTGATCAAGTAGAGCAACCTAAAGACTTGGTAGAAGTAGCTAAGTTTCTGACAACACATCCTAACATAGCTTCTAAAAAATGGGTATATGAGCAATACGACTCTATGGTTGGTACTATAAATATGGGTACAAATTCGCCTAAAGATGCAGGGGTAGTGAATGTCAAGGGAACGAACAAAGCTTTAGCAATGACCGTTGACTGTAATGCCAGAATGGTAAATGCTGACCCTGAGGAAGGTTGCGCTATGGCGGTAGCTGAAGCAGCTAGAAATATTGTGTGCTCAGGCGGTGTGCCATCTGCAATTACCAACTGTTTGAATTTTGGAAACCCATATAATCCAGAGGTATATTGGCAATTTGTAGGAGCTATCAAAGGAATGTCAAAAGCATGTTTGAAATTCGATACGCCAGTAACAGGAGGGAATGTGAGTTTCTACAATCAAACAGCCATTGACGGAAATGAAGTGCCAGTATTCCCAACACCAACCATTGGTATGTTAGGAGTTGTAGAAAACAAAGAACACGTCATGTCTTTGGATTTTAAAGGCAAAAGCGACTTAATCTATATGTTAGGAGAGTCCCATAACGATATCAGTAGTTCCGAATATTTAGCTTCTTACCATGCTGTTAAAGCCAGTTCTACCCCACCTTTTGACTTAGATAAAGAGTATCAGCTACAAGATTTAATCAAAAAACTTATTCGTAATAATCATATAGAATCAGCTCACGATATTGCCGATGGCGGTTTGTTTATTACACTATTAGAAAGTGCAATGCCTAAAGGTTTAGGATTTGATATTACCACAATTGCAGAGATTAGAGAAGATGCCTTTTTATTTGGCGAATCACCTTCACGAGTTGTGGTATCTGTTGCTGAAACTGCTGAAGATACCTTCTTAGATGCTCTAAAAAATACTAGCGTTCCTTTTACCTTATTAGGGCACGTTACAAAAGGCGATATTCGTATTGACGATACTTCTTTCGGAGAAGTCGCTGAGTATAAAGAGTTATTTGATAATGCTCTTGCGAAACACTTATAA
- the purE gene encoding 5-(carboxyamino)imidazole ribonucleotide mutase produces the protein MKAVVSIIMGSTSDMPVMRKAADFLNNMQIPFEINALSAHRVPEKVEEFATNAHARGIKVIIAGAGGAAHLPGVVAAFATVPVIGVPCRSSISIDGWDSILSILQMPPGIPVATVGLDAAYNAGILAGQILSTSDDELHARMVEFKMNMKQKIVKANQDLASEKFDYRVQ, from the coding sequence ATGAAAGCAGTAGTAAGTATAATAATGGGTAGTACATCAGACATGCCTGTTATGCGTAAAGCAGCCGATTTTTTAAATAATATGCAAATTCCTTTTGAGATAAATGCCTTGTCTGCACACCGTGTGCCAGAAAAGGTAGAAGAATTTGCTACCAATGCGCATGCACGTGGTATTAAAGTCATCATTGCAGGTGCAGGTGGTGCAGCTCACCTTCCTGGTGTGGTAGCAGCCTTTGCCACTGTTCCAGTGATTGGTGTTCCTTGCCGTTCTTCTATTTCAATAGATGGATGGGACAGTATCCTCTCTATTTTACAAATGCCTCCCGGTATTCCTGTAGCAACAGTAGGATTAGATGCAGCATACAATGCGGGTATTTTAGCCGGTCAAATCTTATCCACTTCAGATGACGAGCTTCACGCTAGAATGGTAGAGTTCAAAATGAATATGAAACAAAAAATCGTAAAAGCCAACCAAGATTTGGCTAGCGAAAAGTTTGACTACAGAGTGCAGTAG